In the Phormidium ambiguum IAM M-71 genome, AGTCTTTTGGTGACGTATTTGGTGAGGATAGGTGATTGGGAAAATTCTATATTATTTTTGGTAATTAGCGATCGCTCTCTCAACAATTGCTAGCGGCTAATTTTAAGGCGTTACGCTATTGCTAACGCACCCTACAAATAGCTAACTTATTTCTTCTCTCTGCGTCCTCTGTGTTTCTGCGGTTCAAAAAATTTACTGAGTAACCGATTCATAATTATGTTCGATCGTCAACTCTAATGCTTGAATTAAAGCTTTTGCTTTTAATAACATTTCCTGAAACTCTTTTTCTGGATCGGAAAGGGCAACAATTCCGCCACCAATGCCGATCGAGGTGTGTTCGGGAGTTATAATTGCGGTGCGAATTACAATGTTTAAATCTGCGGAACCGTTTAATGCTAAAAAACCGATCGCACCCGAATAAACTCCTCTCGCTTCTTGTTCTAAGCGATCGATAATTTCCATTGTCCGAATTTTTGGTGCACCTGTCATCGATCCACCGGGAAATGATGCTTTAATACAATCTATTGCTTGGAGGTCCGATCGCAATTTTCCCTTTACTGTTGTTACTAATTGATGTACTGTAGAAAATGTTTCTACATCCATTAATTTGGGAACGTGAACGCTACCAATTTCACAAACTTTTCCTAAATCATTGCGTAACAAGTCTACAATCATCAAGTTTTCGGCCCGATCTTTTTCACTATTTCGTAATGATTCCCGCAAAATTATGTCTTCTTCAGGTGTTTTACCCCGTTTTTGTGTTCCTTTAATTGGTTTTGTTTCTACCCATTTTTGTCGATCGATCTTCAAAAATCTTTCTGGGGATGAACAAGCGATCGCAATTTCCCCAAAACGCAAAAATGCTGAATATGGTGCAGGATTTATGTGCCTTAATATGCGATAAAATTTTATAGGATTGGGAATAGTTTCGGTATAAAGCTGATTTGTCAAACAAACTTGGTAAGTTTCTCCTTGATGAATCTCCTCTAAGCATTGGTGAATGTCTTCAATATAGGTTGCGTATGAACGACTTAAGCGAAATTCGACAGGTTTGGGGTTTTCTAGAAAAACAATTGGTGGTAGACTTGTGAGGTTTTCTAATTGATTTTGTACTTGATTAAACCAAGTTTCTGCTATTTCTTGTTGTCCGGTTTTAATTAAGTGTAATAGGTAAATTGTTTGTTCTTGATGATCGATCGCAATTAGGCGATCGGCAAATAAAAACATTCCATCTGGTAAAGTTGAAGAATTGACAATTTTAGAACCGCATTCTCCTTTAAGTTCATAACCAAAATAACCCACAAATCCACAATTAAAATCAAAAGGTAAGTCATAGCTTTGACATTTGCGGCGATTTATTTCTTGTTTCAAATACTCGAAAATACTTTTGTTTTGATGGATTACTGTTTCTGATTGGGTGACGATCAATTCTTGCTTTTCGCTGTAATAACTTACCAATAAACTATTGACTCCGTTTCCATCGCCCATAAATGAAAAACGAGATTGATTTGTTTCTACTAAGCTACTATCCAACCAAAAATTATTTGGTGAATCTCCAAATAATTGCACAAAAATTTGTTCGGAATCTGGATAAATGTTTAGTTTTCGGGTTTTTAATTCAAAATTTAGGGATGACAAGCAAGATGCCTGTTCTACGAGTACGGGATTGGGATTTTTTGGGTTTTGAATGTTGGATTTTTGGGTAAATTGTTGGGTGATA is a window encoding:
- the pabB gene encoding aminodeoxychorismate synthase, coding for MRTLIVDNYDSYTYNLYQAIAQVNQELPLVIHNDQISWEELQTLDFDNIVISPGPGRPEKPSDFGICKQVIENIKVPLLGVCLGHQGIGYCYGAKIINAPEVRHGRLSKIYHNGSELFRGIPNNFKVVRYHSLLVANDLPDCLEKIAWTEDGLIMALRHQNLPLWGVQFHPESICTEYGQKLLENFRDITQQFTQKSNIQNPKNPNPVLVEQASCLSSLNFELKTRKLNIYPDSEQIFVQLFGDSPNNFWLDSSLVETNQSRFSFMGDGNGVNSLLVSYYSEKQELIVTQSETVIHQNKSIFEYLKQEINRRKCQSYDLPFDFNCGFVGYFGYELKGECGSKIVNSSTLPDGMFLFADRLIAIDHQEQTIYLLHLIKTGQQEIAETWFNQVQNQLENLTSLPPIVFLENPKPVEFRLSRSYATYIEDIHQCLEEIHQGETYQVCLTNQLYTETIPNPIKFYRILRHINPAPYSAFLRFGEIAIACSSPERFLKIDRQKWVETKPIKGTQKRGKTPEEDIILRESLRNSEKDRAENLMIVDLLRNDLGKVCEIGSVHVPKLMDVETFSTVHQLVTTVKGKLRSDLQAIDCIKASFPGGSMTGAPKIRTMEIIDRLEQEARGVYSGAIGFLALNGSADLNIVIRTAIITPEHTSIGIGGGIVALSDPEKEFQEMLLKAKALIQALELTIEHNYESVTQ